The nucleotide sequence GTTGGAGGAATCCGCCAAGTGAGTGGTGTTTCATATACTGCCACTTTCGATCAATGTGGCAATTATCACGCGCGTGCTGACCTGCCACTTTCACCTTTAGCATGCCATGGTACAAAGGATGGGTCAAGGAGACCAAGGCCGGTCAAGTCAAGGGTAAAACCCTTCTTGATGCCATTGATGCCATCGAGCCCCCTTCCAGACCTACCGACAAGCCCCTCAGACTTCCCCTCCAAGATGTCTACAAGATCGGTGGTATCGGTACGGTCCCTGTCGGTCGAGTTGAGACCGGTATCATCAAGGCTGGTATGGTCGGTGAGTAGATCTCTTTCCTTCGTCGTCGATGGTATGCTGACTATTTCATATAGTAACCTTCGCCCCTGCCAACGTTACCACTGAAGTCAAGTCCGTTGAGATGCACCACGAACAAATTCCCGAAGGTCAACCAGGAGACAACGTTGGGTGAGTtttcttccaatttttaTTCTTCCTTTGTTCTTCCACTGACATCTCACTTCAGTTTCAACGTCAAGAACGTCTCTATCAAAGACATTAGGCGTGGAAATGTCTGTGTACGGTGAAATTTTGCTTCTCCTGTGATATTTGCATATAGTAACACACCGTTCATTTTGCAGGGTGACACCAAACAAGACCCTCCAAAGGAAGCCGCCTCATTCAACGCCCAAGTTATCGTCCTCAACCACCCTGGACAAATTGGTGCTGGTGAGTAGCTTCAGCGCTGCTTTATGTGGATAGTCATTGACAGTTTCTTTCGTTATTAGGTTACACCCCCGTCTTGGATTGTCACACCGCTCACATTGCCTGTAAATTGGACCCTCCTTTGCCCAACGTCATTGCTTCGTACTGACTATCTGACTAGGTAAATTCGCCGAGTTGGTTGAGAAGATCGACAGAAGAACTGGTAAAGTAATGGAAGCCAACCCCAAGTTTGTCAAGTCTGGGGACGCAGCCATCGTGAAGGCAATTATCTGTTCCCTTTGTCTTGACCTGCTGTCGTTATGCTAACCTGATTCTTTCACTTCTACAGCTCGTTTCTCAAAAGCCAATCTGTGTGGAGTCTTACACCGAATACCCTCCCCTTGGTCGATTCGCTGTCCGAGACATGAGACAAACCGTCGCCGTTGGTGTTATCAAATCAGTTGAGAAGACCGatggtaaaggtggaaagGTTACCAAGGCCGCTGAGAAAGCTGTAAGCCGTTTCTCATTCTTGCGTTCTAGTGCTTGGCCTTACTGACCCAACGTTTTCATCTGCAGGGTgccaagaagaagtaaatgGATCGAAATGACCAGTCAATTTAGATTCGAGTCTTTCTCATTCATTCTTCCTCTTATATATTAATCTTTCGTATATCATGCATCTGTGAAAATCAGAACGATCATCATTACCTGTCCACTATCATGACCATGCCTGCAATCTCATCTGGGGATTGAGAAGATAGAGGAGGATGATTACAATCGATAAACTGCCACACCGCTTCGCGCGTGGTGATGACCATTCAGGCACCAGCCTGCTCACCTGCTCCATACGCTACATATCTGTAAACTGCTATGCTCTGATATGCA is from Kwoniella pini CBS 10737 chromosome 1, complete sequence and encodes:
- a CDS encoding elongation factor 1-alpha; amino-acid sequence: MGKDKLHVNVVVIGHVDSGKSTTTGHLIYKCGGIDKRTIEKFEKEAAELGKSSFKYAWVLDKLKAERERGITIDIALWKFETPKYQVTVIDAPGHRDFIKNMITGTSQADCAILIIATGVGEFEAGISKEGQTREHALLAFTLGVRQLIVACNKMDTCKYSEDRFNEIVKEASGFIKKVGYNPKAVAFVPISGWHGDNMLEESANMPWYKGWVKETKAGQVKGKTLLDAIDAIEPPSRPTDKPLRLPLQDVYKIGGIGTVPVGRVETGIIKAGMVVTFAPANVTTEVKSVEMHHEQIPEGQPGDNVGFNVKNVSIKDIRRGNVCGDTKQDPPKEAASFNAQVIVLNHPGQIGAGYTPVLDCHTAHIACKFAELVEKIDRRTGKVMEANPKFVKSGDAAIVKLVSQKPICVESYTEYPPLGRFAVRDMRQTVAVGVIKSVEKTDGKGGKVTKAAEKAGAKKK